One window of the Salvia splendens isolate huo1 chromosome 1, SspV2, whole genome shotgun sequence genome contains the following:
- the LOC121811542 gene encoding probable glucan endo-1,3-beta-glucosidase BG3 yields MAASTDNNFKLTMLLSCLLILTSFHLTAGQVGTFYGRLGNNLPSSAATVRLYQRNNIRRMRLFDPHGPTLRALNGTNIRLMMGVAHSDLRDLANCPQAATSWVRRNILRFPNVTFRQIIVGNEIEPASELGPFVFPAMQNVYRAVRTAGLGGQIKVSTSININLLTRYSPPQAARFKCSVNWFIRPIVEFVTETGAPMHFNVFPFYAYLNDRRNINLSFALLQPNSGVVLGGVYYDNLFYVIYDAFIAAVDKIIAQAPPLSLNGIGEEKKNPDGGHSGSSGHGSDGHTVGRSTDALTDGPINTLQNARIYINNLMRVVRNGTPMRPGRPIETYIVSMFDENLRPGPSYDRTFGIFLPNGQPKFPFRFR; encoded by the exons ATGGCTGCTTCCACTGACAATAACTTCAAACTTACAATGCTCCTATCCTGTCTCCTCATACTCACCTCCTTTCATCTCACAG CTGGGCAGGTGGGCACTTTCTACGGAAGACTGGGTAACAACCTACCCAGCTCAGCCGCCACGGTGCGCCTATACCAGCGGAACAACATCCGCAGGATGCGCCTCTTCGACCCGCACGGCCCCACTCTCCGCGCCCTCAACGGCACCAACATCCGCCTCATGATGGGCGTGGCCCACTCCGACCTCCGTGACCTCGCCAACTGCCCCCAGGCCGCCACCTCCTGGGTCCGCCGCAACATCCTCCGCTTCCCCAACGTCACCTTCCGCcagatcatcgtcgggaacgaGATCGAGCCTGCCTCCGAGCTGGGGCCCTTCGTGTTCCCAGCGATGCAGAACGTGTACCGCGCCGTCCGCACCGCGGGGCTCGGAGGGCAGATCAAGGTCTCCACGTCCATCAATATAAACCTACTGACCCGTTATAGTCCCCCGCAGGCGGCCAGGTTCAAGTGCAGCGTGAACTGGTTCATTAGGCCGATCGTGGAGTTCGTGACGGAGACTGGCGCGCCAATGCATTTCAACGTGTTCCCCTTCTACGCCTACCTCAACGATCGCAGAAACATAAACCTCTCCTTCGCGCTCCTGCAGCCCAACAGCGGCGTTGTCCTCGGCGGCGTCTACTACGACAATCTCTTCTACGTGATCTACGACGCGTTCATCGCGGCGGTGGATAAGATCATCGCCCAGGCGCCACCGCTGTCCCTCAATGGAATAGGCGAGGAGAAGAAAAATCCCGACGGAGGTCATTCGGGGTCGAGTGGTCATGGTTCAGATGGACATACCGTGGGTCGTAGTACTGATGCTCTAACCGACGGGCCGATCAACACGCTCCAAAACGCCAGAATCTACATCAACAATTTGATGCGGGTGGTGAGGAACGGGACGCCCATGAGGCCCGGCCGCCCTATAGAGACCTACATTGTCTCAATGTTCGACGAGAATCTGAGGCCCGGCCCATCCTACGATAGGACCTTCGGTATCTTTTTGCCCAACGGCCAGCCCAAGTTCCCCTTCCGTTTCCGCTAG